From bacterium, the proteins below share one genomic window:
- a CDS encoding YceI family protein → MIGRTFILAALSAILPAAFLAVSARGADYVLTPGTGSTVSFESKAPLESFGGETRGVAGRISADLDELAGEIVVTVEVDLASLDTGIGLRNRHLRENHLETDRYPRATFRGARIVEAAPAALAPGGACDVVVEGELDLHGVVKPLTCHARLELSRDGVLTIAADFPVRLSDHAIARPGFLTMKLADEQRVRLRLEARPAGGGAP, encoded by the coding sequence ATGATCGGACGCACCTTCATCCTCGCCGCCTTGTCCGCCATCTTGCCGGCCGCTTTCCTCGCCGTATCCGCCCGGGGCGCGGACTACGTCCTGACGCCCGGCACCGGCTCCACCGTGAGCTTCGAGTCGAAGGCGCCCCTGGAATCGTTCGGGGGGGAAACGCGAGGCGTCGCGGGGCGCATCAGCGCGGACCTGGACGAGCTCGCCGGCGAGATCGTCGTGACGGTGGAAGTGGACCTCGCCTCCCTGGACACCGGGATCGGCCTGCGCAACCGGCACCTGCGCGAGAACCACCTCGAGACCGACCGCTACCCGCGAGCGACGTTCCGCGGCGCGCGCATCGTCGAGGCCGCGCCGGCCGCGCTGGCGCCGGGCGGCGCCTGCGACGTCGTCGTCGAGGGCGAACTCGATCTGCATGGCGTCGTGAAGCCGCTGACCTGCCACGCCCGGCTGGAGCTGTCGCGCGACGGCGTGCTGACGATCGCGGCGGATTTCCCGGTGCGCCTCTCCGACCACGCGATCGCGCGCCCCGGTTTCCTGACCATGAAGCTGGCGGACGAGCAGCGCGTCCGTCTGCGCCTCGAGGCCCGGCCCGCCGGCGGAGGCGCGCCGTGA